CTTCACTTGTTAAATTAGACTATGTTACTTATTGTAGTTTTGGGTGGCTGATTCTTCCGCCTTACTCTCTAGGCTCTACTTGGCTGTCAAGAGAGGTAAGGAGAATTAACTTAATGGACAGAGAGTTAAGAAAATCGAGAATTTTCACTTGTTAGGTTTGATGAAGATCCTCTTTTTCCTGCTAatattttctctttggattttgatttttttcacgTCAAGCAGAGGTGAGAGAACACTGCCCTCCAACTTTCTTTGCTTGGCACATTTTGAGGCGTGGATATTGGCACATTTCCCTTTTGCTTGGTAGATTTCAGTCTAactcaatgttttttttttttttttgccatttccTTTGTCACTAcaccttttatttttttgttatgaAAAGGAAAATCCATGAAGTCTCTACCTTTGTCTTCTAGACGGGTACTCTACCTGTCATGAATGTTGACTTGTGTGATTTCAGCATTTTCATTCATAGTTTCAACACTGTCTAGATTCAAGAAAACCTCTCAGCAGGATGGAAGAGTTCATATATTGAAAGAATATGATCTTGGAGCTTAGTAAATGAGATGCAATACGCATGCCGCCTAAAATTTGAATTATTCTTCCGTGCACAGCTTAAGAATGAGATGTACTGGAACCGCACAGCCTTGTTCACCTCATTGTGTAGAACatcacaatcccatcaaaaacAAAATGAGATTATCTCTTACACTCAGGTTGGAATTGTCCATTGAATCTCTTGGTATCTTTGCAGTAGTCATAGATCATGAAGTTTTCTCTGACCCAGTTCAGCTGAACTTTCTGCACATCATTCAGCTTACCGTATAAAGGTGAAGCCCACCAGTTAGCATGCAGGGGTAGTTTGAGCACGTTGGCTGATGCTGTCTGGCCGGTCCAGTCCATGTGCAAGTTCTCAGACTGAGCTGGTGGTATCTAGCTATAAATGGTGCATTTTTCCAGTCAATCTTTATCAGGCCACCTCTAGTTGCCCAATCATCAGCATTCCATAGGCTTGAGTAGCCTCTCATTGATTGCTTGCTCGCTAATGGAatcccaaatctttcataattTCTGAAATCTCGGATTGGAAGCCCATCAGCAAACCACCTGCAACAAGCAAAATGTTGTGGGCTGTGATTGCTTAGTTGAATAGCACCAGTACTATATCGAACATAAATTCGATTGCTTAAATTGTTAGCTACAGATTGTTCACTTCTTCTAGACACTGAGGATGGTGGCCATGTTGCCGGAATTTGGATACTTCAAAAGATATTTAAAGCATGTATAATATGAAACCTATAGATGTTATGTGTAAAATTTATAGGATGTAAGTGTGAATGATTCCCTTCACTTGAAAGCAAGGTTGGATCTCATTAAAGAAATAGATGTGCATTGGAACTAGAATGATGCTCTGGTGATGTCTAGCAGCCAGGGTATAAAGACTGTGGTTTATACCCTATTTGGCCAAGGCCGGCCTCGCGCGATAGCATGATACTGACCCTTAATTATTTTAGGGTCATGTAtgaatccaacaaatattgttcaGCATTGCTTCATAAATCAGTGAATCAACAAGTACGAATATGAACTAATGTGTAGTGATAAATATCATATCAACTGGTGCTTGGCAGGTCTCATCTTTTATACATTGTAACTGTTCTTGTAAGTATTGCTTTCCTAGAAAATATTTAAACTAAACTTGCATTAGTGGTTTACAGCTGTAATTTAATTTGTTTTCCTGTGATCTTTATATGAATCAACAATACATCTCTGTAATCACGTCAAAACCTGACTTATACTCCAACTGTATGGTAtacccttttcttttcctttgctTCTGAGCAGTATGATATGTTTAAGCCTTGTTAGATTTGAGAAGTTACCAATGGCTGAACCCATCAAAACAGATGGTGTTAAATTCTGTAGATGTATTTATTTCAGGAACAACTTGGAGATTAATAGAGTCAACTTGCACAATCTGACTTGGGTTCCAATATATGGTGTAGTTGTGGAAATCAGAAGTCGGGTTGAACCAAGGGTAGAATTGCTGCTCCCTATTTCCTACACCTTGGGTGAAAATATTTGTGTGAATGATGTAAGGTTGTCCAGATAAATTTCGCAGGAACTCGAAGTCTATCTCATCATGCTTGCTTCCGGTTGATGGCATCTGCAACGGATGCGGAATATATATACTTCAGTTATAGCTGTTCTATAGAAATCCAATGTCAAGTTTGTGGGAATGAACTCTTGTGACCGTGGTACATTAGGACTTACATAGTATGCAATAACAGTGCCAGCTGAATTCCCTGGAACCAGTTTTATTTGCATTTCTATACTTCCAAACAGAAACTCTTTGTTTGTTTGTATCGCAGAACCTAAAATTGAAATAGTAAAATGTAAATTGAATGTGAATCTGAAAAAGAGGTAAAATGATAACACAAGATGATGGACTGTTAATCATCAAACACTAATGTATTGTATCATTTTTGTATAATCGTGACCTACCCCAGTTCTATGTTGTCACATTAGCTTAGAATCATAAAAACTTATtaacagaaaaaaagaaagaaagaaacagactGAATTGGTATTGCCACAGCAGCTGGTCCTATATGTTGCTTAAAAAGTCGAGCCCGTATCCTtctgtacagaaatttatttcaacctcatcttcctttttttttttttttttcctattttattcagaagaatctttcttcttacaTAACAAATGCAAAATACGACCGGTACAACATTGAGACTTTACCTGAGTTTGGCCAATAAAAGGTGTGATCATCGGTTAAGTAGTGATCCATATAAACAGCTTGACAtactcatttttcttttcttatctaaAACATATTAGCTTTGTGTATCATCGTGACATTTCATATATTTCTTTCAATGATTAATTGTATATATCACAattaacaagatattttctttaGAAGTTATCAAGAGAAGGAGAATTTGATCATCCTTTATTCTTACTTGTTGCATTTTATTTAGGGTAAGCACGCATGAAAATTCAAAAGCAAGATATTACGGGTCAGACAGCAATAAgactatttttaaaagaaaacacACTTCATTAATAGATTTTATTACCCAGGTATAAACGGTGAATTAAGGTTCTCAGAGAGAGACGCTGCTGTCACTGAACTTGTTGGCAGGTACATTTTTGCTATATTAACATCTTTGCtacatttttaaaattatgattactTTGTTCTTTGTAAACCTCTAGATATTTGCTTGGCCTCAATTCTCTAAGTTGCTATGGTATGGGATTTACTATGATATATGATTTATGATCATGATCACTTAaaaagaaaatatgaattaactatTAGACCTCACGATAAATGTGTAAGGATAAATTACCTTTGTTTGATTCAAATGTTAGTCAGGTAGTTAACTAAGGACATATGATTGGAATGTGGAGTATTTTTCAATTTGCATTCATTattggattctttttttttttttttccaaaacaaTACACACAATCTGAAACCTGGACCTCCTCTAAGGACAAGCCCTTACGGGAGAGGCATCAACTAGTTGAGCTAATAGCTGTTGGCCACAATTCGCCTTCTcagcttctcaaaattttatcatatatTAAACACCAATATTTTTCCTAAGCAAATATTAGACACATCAATGTGATACTCCTCATTATGCAATCTAAAATCTGATGTGATAACAAGTTTTTTTTTCATAACTTAAAtggtaaaatattttttgttcaaacGTGTAAGGTTACaaggagaatgaaaaaaaaaaaaaaaaaaaaaaaatcgtacaGGAGCTCATGAAGTCAACACGgacaaatatttttttagcacaagaataattataATCTTCAGCAAGAAATATTctctatatatgcatatacaccGAAACATGTTTCTGCAGAACTAGAGTTAggtttctttttttatatatatataaaaaaacaaACAAATTAGCAAGCCTTGTTTCTATACATGAGACCTTATCGAGCAAGAGTGCAAGGTTGTCGCCATTGTCCCAGATTGTTGAGTTCTGTGAGCCCAGGTGAAGGAGAAATTATTGGGGAGAGTGAGGGTGGACTCACTCCACCATAGGCAAAGTGAAAAAAAGGCTTTTGATTGACTACTTCTCACCTCACATCCAATCATGGCTAAGCGTGATTAGCAATTAATGAAGAGTGGACTGATGTGTGGAGTTTTTATTGATTTTGCCTATAGTAGAACGAGTCTACCTAATAATTTCTGTGAAGACAGTGTCAAAGTAAAAATGAGCATGAACAAGACCTTGATTCAGTGCCACCAGTGACACAAGAGCAACAAGGAGAATACCCAGATTCCCCATTTGCAGCCAGCAACCAGGTGTGCCTTCTGCCTTTATGGAGCCTTGCTTTGGTGCTTTCAGAAATGACCATGAGTGTCTTATATAGGATCTAGAGCACATTGTGGTTGACGAGGAAATCAAAGGAATCCTTGCCTCCCTAGTTCCTACCTAGTTTTTATGAAATATCTAGAAGAATAAAAGCTTGCAATGTGACGTGTTCATCTTCTCCGTAGGAACACAATATAGTTTCCCAGCTTTTCTTGAACAATTCCATGCCTTGGTTGGAGAGAGTGGTGCCCTCTACTAATGGTCGTCTGAGGGTAGTCTATAGCTACATATTTTGCTGATGTAATGCTGCCGTGTTGGTTTTACCATCTAATAATTTGATGAAGAGGTGTCAATAAAACTATATGACAagctaaatatttttatttgttttGACTGCTAACGTTATTGGTGTCGTGACCTTCCAGTTGGTTGGCACCTCgtcgtggtggtggtggtggtattATTGGTCGTGCGAGGGACAGCAGCACTTCTTGGGTCCCTTCTACTGGAGGAGCCTCTTGGGCGTTCCATGTAGGTCCCGCCTCAGAATGGTTTGTTCCAGTTTGGTATGGAAGATAGGTGTCAAGATGGTCGGTGCAATGAAGTCTGTtgtaagggggaaaaaaaaaaaaaaagtaaggacCATTGTTAGACCAAATCATTAAGCAAGtattaattaaattcaaaatccATGTTTGCTGATCCAAATATTCATGGTTAGTACACAACAAAAACCCTGCCATATGATATAATCATTTCGTTTGTGACAAGTGGGAATCTTGTTTCTCGAAGCAAAAATTTCTTGAAAACAAGTGAAAAAGAAATGTCTTGCCAAGTTCCATATAGAGATATTGGGGATTTCACCCATGCCTGACGCTATTATCCTAGGACTATCAATCTGCTGATTGAATGCAGAAGCACTTTTATTCAAATGGGATCAAAATTATGCGTTCCTAAGTTGTACAAAAATCCTTGATACTTGGATATGGGGCAAATATACATATAATCTACAACTCACCCACCAAGATGTAATTCTTTGCTCCCTCATCCTTGATGAATTAATTATCTTGTGATATAATGAAAAAAATCCATTTATTTCATGGTTTACAtttgtaaggacatacaaaatcaatATTTCAGGAAAACTCATGAatagaagaaagatgaaaaatttaAGCCGAGACTTGAATTTATATAGAATTGCTAATTCGCTTGTTCTTCTTACTACACCTAATCATATTGCAGCGCACTTCAATTTAATGCAGGAACAAAGGGGAGGAGGATGATATTAATCAACCGTTCTCTCTCCCACCCATGCACCATAGCACCCTGGAAGGGCCACCGGCGGCGCCGCCACAGATGATGACGTCGGCACTGATGCCGCCGGAGCCGGAGGCTGGGTAGCAGCGAATTCGCGGAGGACGACATGGTTCTTCGGGTCGAGGAAAATGGAGCGGTTATTCGCGAAGACTAAGACGTTGACGAGGGGCTACCGGTTGCTGTATTCCCTCTCTTCCGTGGTCTCTTTGAGGAAGGGGATCGATAGCTTGTAGTTGGTGGGCTTGGATTGGCCTTTGGGCAGCACGTATTCGTAGCTGTATTGGCGGCGGCCGCCGATCGCGACGAAGCTGCCGTCCGGGAAGATCTGCTGGGTCGAGTACGTGCATGCTGCCACCCCATTGGACGCATCATTCATGGTTGCCTTCCAATGTACAAACTCTAAAACATCTGCATTTAATTATTGTAGTACTCTTTCATTATCTAGGATACATAGGCATTCCCTACTTTTTgttacaagagagagagagagagagacgatgTGTCTGATCCAATAACTTGCCCTCAAACATATAAGCTATGTTCGGGTTGATTCTGGATCCTTGAAGACTATCACTCATCATCTCCACCGGTGTTCTTCAGCCCATCTTCTTGATTTCCTTTTCCAGCACACGGATTTAATCCAGAGTTAGTTAATAATACCTACACAAGTAATTTAGACCTGGGTTTCGAGGCACGAGATTCTAACAGTAGGTTTGATTTCTAGCTGAACACTGCACGGCTCTCCGTGGTGCAAAACAGCTCTCTGCGATTCAAAAGAGACACCGAAGAGTTTGCCCCAGGGTTCGTTGACGTCAAAACGCCGCATGCACATCAACGATTTGTCAAACCGCGGGTCCACTTGGACCAGGTCCAAGCAATAATTCTCTGCACGATGGCTCCCACCGATGGCGCAAATCACATCCACCGTCCCAAGAAAAATCATCCGCTGTCTACCGCTACAATGGATAAGACCCTAGACCAACTTTTGACGAAATTAACCTTGAGTGGCCGGAGCTTGGTAGTCGTGAGATCAAAGTCGACTTCATGCGGCGGGCAGTCCAGTTTCTTGGTCTTGTTGGTGGGTCCGGGAGGCAGTTGCCCGCCGGCAGCTGGCGTGGGAGAGGGCCCAAACACAGTGGCGTCGAACAAGATGGCCTTGTTCTCCTTGGTGATTAATTGCCAAATACATGCACGGCTAAAACACCTGATCAGTTCTGGGAGATAATATCCCACATGCCGCCATGGCTGGCGTCATGGTCGATCGGAGGTGGGCCGGGGTCCAGAAACAAGTTATGTCCATTAATGGGGAGGCGGATAGGTGGAGAGGAAGAAGGAGGCGGGTGGTGCCGTGGAATCCGAGATCAAGTCTCCGTTTTAACCAGCTAGAGATCATGGCATTCGTGCAACTATACTGACAACTGGGAGGCAGTCAACGCGGTCAACGGATAACTTATGAGAATTCCATAAGCTATATTACGTCAAGCTAAAGGTATTGGATCTCATCTAATAACTTTCACCCACTTGTTCTAGCTAAGAATGTTAGAGctgcaatatattttaattttggattctttcctcGCAATATTTTGAGGGGATTATTTTTAAGAAAATCTCTATCGTGCTAGCCGCCTGATTTTTGAATATATGTCAAAAAGATCGATCTCATGAATATGGTTGTGAATGACTGGCCAGAAGTATAAAGCATGAATGAGCGTTGATGTTGTGGTTGTAATCCATGAGGCCATGTTTGCTTGTTTAGAAAacttggatttaaaaaaatattatttcttcaGGAAAATAAcaataatcaaattttaaaaaatattttgctttATTTTTCTCATCATCCGAATATAGTTGAAAATTcagaacttcaaaaaaaaaaaaaaaaaaaaaatcaactctcAAAAATATTTTCCAAGCCATGCACATTTCCTTGGGCATTCTCATGTTTGCCAAACGCTGGCATATGTATATATTGAAGCTTGCCGTACTTGGGATGCTAATCCTTTAATTGTCATGTGAGCATGATGGGTGGACCACAATGGTCAAGCTCACACACCCGTGACTGGTCAAGCAT
The sequence above is a segment of the Elaeis guineensis isolate ETL-2024a chromosome 7, EG11, whole genome shotgun sequence genome. Coding sequences within it:
- the LOC105048389 gene encoding LOW QUALITY PROTEIN: probable xyloglucan endotransglucosylase/hydrolase protein 26 (The sequence of the model RefSeq protein was modified relative to this genomic sequence to represent the inferred CDS: deleted 2 bases in 2 codons); translated protein: MGNLGILLVALVSLVALNQGLVHAHFYFDTVFTLGSQNSTIWDNGDNLALLLDKVSCSAIQTNKEFLFGSIEMQIKLVPGNSAGTVIAYYMPSTGSKHDEIDFEFLRNLSGQPYIIHTNIFTQGVGNREQQFYPWFNPTSDFHNYTIYWNPSQIVWFADGLPIRDFRNYERFGIPLASKQSMRGYSSLWNADDWATRGGLIKIDWKNAPFIARYHQLSLRTCTWTGPPDSISQRAQTTPAANWWASPLYGKLNDVQKVQLNWVRENFMIYDYCKDTKRFNGQFQPECKR